A portion of the Myxococcus stipitatus genome contains these proteins:
- a CDS encoding sensor histidine kinase → MRAHAPLRTATLPPGPAWGRHGPALLCAAVACLGWWVPGPSHAAAAFLLSLGGVLLAARVAGAQAGWLATVLGALTSVAALPGRVEAAPPSAALGEILLFCCVAGLAASLVGRSSGLGLPTSLRLRASQEDEGLEALLLRGLGEALLATDPQGVVRFINPAAARLLECTEEEAVGAPLSQLLGSRVDTGGAAPSPFCPPHGSAPGVWLEQPRVLTRRDGGELFVEQRTAPLQGAHGAARGSIVMLRDASVRRQLEEERAQLLARERAALSEAQAQRERLESLVLQAPVAIAVFQGPDHVCALLNPHARALLEIDGDALGRPLRELQSSLAPGMLRLLDVVFRGGIPFSGREVPFGSAASSPVPPFSASQRFHDLTWQPWRDARGTIQGVMAVAVEVTGLVCARRAAEDLAKDLREAVQLRDEFLSIASHELKSPITSVQLQLQFLQRAATPPGSDSRAALIHRRVNATLRSVAQLHQLVSALLDVSRIRAGRLDMTHEPVDLPALAHELVDRAREDAEGVPCHVRVDAEGPLVGHWDRMRLEQVITNLLSNAFKYGGRRPVEVRITREEGFARLCVKDQGIGIAPEDQARIFQRFERAVSARHYGGFGLGLWIVRQIVEALRGDIRVESQPGVGSTFIVRLPLQPSA, encoded by the coding sequence ATGCGTGCGCACGCTCCCCTCCGAACCGCCACCCTCCCGCCAGGGCCCGCCTGGGGCCGTCATGGGCCCGCGCTGCTCTGCGCCGCGGTGGCCTGCCTCGGGTGGTGGGTTCCAGGGCCCTCGCACGCCGCGGCCGCGTTCCTGCTCTCCCTGGGGGGCGTCCTGCTCGCCGCGCGCGTCGCGGGTGCTCAAGCGGGCTGGCTCGCGACCGTGCTCGGCGCCCTGACCTCCGTGGCGGCCCTGCCAGGGCGCGTCGAGGCGGCCCCACCGTCGGCCGCGCTGGGCGAAATCCTGCTCTTCTGCTGCGTCGCTGGGCTCGCGGCCAGCCTGGTCGGACGGAGCTCGGGTCTCGGACTCCCCACCTCGCTGCGCCTCCGCGCCAGCCAGGAGGACGAGGGGCTGGAGGCCTTGCTGCTGCGAGGGCTGGGCGAGGCGTTGCTGGCCACCGACCCCCAGGGCGTGGTCCGCTTCATCAATCCCGCCGCGGCGCGGCTGCTCGAGTGCACCGAGGAGGAGGCCGTCGGCGCGCCGCTGAGCCAGCTCCTGGGCTCTCGCGTCGACACCGGGGGCGCCGCTCCCTCGCCCTTCTGTCCGCCCCACGGCTCCGCCCCCGGCGTGTGGCTGGAGCAGCCCCGGGTGCTCACCCGCCGCGACGGTGGCGAGCTGTTCGTCGAGCAGCGGACGGCGCCGCTCCAGGGCGCCCATGGCGCGGCCCGGGGCTCCATCGTCATGCTGCGCGACGCGTCCGTCCGCAGACAGCTGGAGGAGGAGCGGGCGCAGTTGCTCGCTCGCGAGCGCGCGGCGTTGAGCGAGGCCCAGGCCCAACGCGAGCGCCTGGAGTCACTCGTCCTCCAGGCGCCCGTCGCCATCGCCGTCTTCCAAGGACCGGACCACGTCTGTGCCCTGCTCAATCCGCACGCGCGCGCGCTGCTCGAAATCGACGGCGACGCGCTGGGCCGGCCCCTGCGTGAGCTCCAATCCTCCCTGGCCCCCGGCATGCTCCGACTGCTCGACGTCGTGTTCCGGGGCGGCATCCCGTTCTCGGGGCGAGAGGTGCCGTTCGGCTCCGCGGCGTCCTCGCCCGTGCCTCCGTTCTCCGCGTCCCAGCGCTTCCATGACCTGACCTGGCAACCCTGGCGGGACGCGCGAGGCACCATCCAGGGAGTCATGGCCGTGGCGGTCGAGGTGACGGGCCTGGTGTGCGCGCGGCGCGCCGCCGAGGACCTGGCCAAGGACCTGCGCGAGGCCGTGCAGCTGCGCGACGAGTTCCTCTCCATCGCCAGCCACGAGCTCAAGTCCCCCATCACCTCCGTCCAGCTCCAGCTCCAGTTCCTCCAGCGGGCGGCGACGCCCCCGGGCTCCGACTCCCGCGCGGCGCTCATCCACCGGCGCGTGAACGCGACGCTGCGCTCGGTGGCCCAGCTGCATCAGCTCGTCTCCGCCCTGCTCGACGTGTCACGCATCCGCGCCGGGAGGCTGGACATGACCCACGAGCCGGTGGACCTGCCCGCGCTCGCGCACGAGCTGGTGGACCGCGCGCGCGAGGACGCGGAGGGCGTGCCCTGTCACGTGCGCGTGGACGCGGAGGGGCCCCTCGTCGGCCACTGGGACAGGATGCGTCTGGAGCAGGTCATCACGAACCTCCTCTCCAACGCCTTCAAGTACGGCGGCCGGCGGCCCGTGGAGGTCCGCATCACGCGCGAGGAGGGCTTCGCGCGGCTGTGCGTGAAGGACCAGGGCATCGGCATCGCCCCCGAGGACCAGGCCCGCATCTTCCAGCGCTTCGAGCGCGCCGTGTCCGCGCGGCACTACGGCGGCTTCGGCCTGGGCCTGTGGATCGTCCGCCAGATTGTCGAGGCCCTCCGGGGAGACATCCGCGTGGAGAGCCAGCCCGGGGTCGGCTCCACCTTCATCGTCCGACTGCCGCTCCAGCCCTCCGCGTGA
- a CDS encoding DUF2007 domain-containing protein, with amino-acid sequence MTRVRFSVHRTVGEARLLAGTLESEGVSVEVRGEALVPLTGEIPSGETWVELWLAPSDVEQAQAVMAELRAREEAAAHVVECPSCHEENPGNFEVCWSCDKELPVGLPPRLRAV; translated from the coding sequence ATGACGCGCGTGCGGTTCTCCGTGCATCGCACGGTGGGAGAGGCCCGGCTGCTGGCGGGGACATTGGAGTCCGAGGGAGTGTCCGTCGAGGTACGAGGCGAGGCGCTCGTCCCGTTGACGGGTGAAATCCCTTCGGGCGAAACGTGGGTGGAGCTCTGGCTGGCGCCCTCGGACGTCGAGCAGGCCCAGGCGGTGATGGCCGAGCTGCGGGCACGCGAGGAGGCGGCGGCCCACGTGGTGGAGTGCCCCTCCTGTCACGAGGAGAACCCGGGCAACTTCGAGGTGTGCTGGAGCTGCGACAAGGAGCTCCCCGTGGGATTGCCTCCTCGGTTGCGCGCCGTTTGA
- a CDS encoding tetratricopeptide repeat protein has translation MGQAREEAAKGPDGVASGAPATKGRLRQGMRGMLGVCLVAFVIHLIPLLLPRNMPEQELAIARVTVGAEARARILMPLKAHPKATGAELREAAELLLDGAPAQAQELAREAERRDPGAVETQLLIARICDLERMERCARTALEEARRLAPADSRPDVVLAELREKSGDRQGAAEAMGDAFRKAPTDPLIGMRYARLLSAADRPDAARAALASLEGRVPRARLLVEQGLVRTAEGRDSDAVALLRRATEEDSRLSLAWFELGLALYRTGDLDGATETLRQADRLDLSNPRALLTLCAMQLEKQRIDDARLTRMDLERRFSDRMEFIRQTCPMP, from the coding sequence ATGGGGCAGGCACGGGAGGAGGCGGCGAAGGGACCGGATGGCGTGGCGAGCGGAGCGCCCGCGACGAAGGGCCGGCTGAGACAGGGCATGCGCGGCATGCTGGGCGTGTGTCTCGTCGCGTTCGTCATCCACCTGATTCCCCTGCTGCTGCCTCGGAACATGCCGGAGCAGGAGCTGGCCATCGCCCGAGTCACCGTCGGCGCGGAGGCCCGGGCGCGCATCCTGATGCCGCTCAAGGCCCACCCGAAGGCGACGGGCGCGGAGCTGCGCGAGGCGGCGGAGCTGCTGCTGGATGGCGCGCCAGCGCAGGCGCAGGAGCTGGCGCGCGAGGCCGAGCGGCGCGACCCCGGCGCGGTGGAGACGCAGCTGCTCATCGCCCGCATTTGTGACCTGGAGCGGATGGAGCGGTGCGCGAGGACCGCGCTCGAGGAGGCCCGGCGGCTGGCCCCGGCGGACTCGCGACCGGACGTGGTGCTCGCGGAGCTGAGGGAGAAGAGTGGAGACCGGCAGGGCGCGGCGGAGGCCATGGGCGACGCCTTCCGCAAGGCGCCCACGGACCCGCTCATCGGCATGCGCTACGCGCGGCTGTTGAGCGCGGCGGACCGGCCCGATGCGGCGCGCGCGGCGCTGGCGTCCCTCGAGGGGCGGGTCCCCCGAGCGCGCCTCCTGGTCGAGCAGGGCCTGGTGCGCACCGCCGAGGGACGGGATTCGGACGCGGTGGCCCTGTTGCGGAGGGCGACGGAGGAGGACTCGCGGCTGTCGCTCGCCTGGTTCGAACTGGGCCTGGCGCTCTATCGGACGGGGGACCTGGACGGCGCCACGGAGACGCTGCGCCAGGCCGACAGGCTGGACCTGTCGAACCCCAGGGCCCTGCTCACGCTGTGCGCGATGCAGCTCGAGAAGCAGCGCATCGACGACGCGCGGCTGACCCGGATGGACCTGGAGCGGCGCTTCTCGGACCGGATGGAGTTCATCCGGCAGACCTGCCCGATGCCCTGA
- a CDS encoding SlyX family protein, with protein sequence MDEKRIAELEIRYMQQQELLQELSDVLYQQQRLIDALRAELELLKKKVDVEPGLVDARQHERPPHY encoded by the coding sequence ATGGACGAGAAGCGCATCGCGGAGCTGGAGATCCGCTACATGCAGCAGCAGGAGCTGCTGCAGGAGCTGAGTGACGTGCTCTACCAGCAGCAGCGGCTCATCGATGCCTTGCGCGCGGAGCTGGAGCTGCTCAAGAAGAAGGTCGACGTGGAGCCCGGGCTGGTGGACGCCCGGCAGCACGAACGTCCACCCCACTACTGA